In Topomyia yanbarensis strain Yona2022 chromosome 2, ASM3024719v1, whole genome shotgun sequence, one DNA window encodes the following:
- the LOC131679462 gene encoding uncharacterized protein LOC131679462 yields the protein MARMKNRLKFLLNCRKCKLVPKCLCYKVGVSLHSSISRQEMKILEHRQKIRIISLVVRDTKRLLEQLKNRKRHLYEKVQWTLEESDWRAVRAMVEKKAANVYNSTKRTEINKLSNLKRKKIEETCQQPEWIENKTNHEIPDYLERTLLLGPNFNIQSKSSIPYVRLVADVETAIKSKPQADDIRAEVSTIISNYVNYQNQPRTKENDWIHKDIVRSRKFLRENPDIYVIKADKGNKTVLMSGTEYHEKMTTMVNDASTYKQRKDNPSNRVLKMLNSIIEQWWLDQHIDRATKHKLKMYNCTPPRIYGLPKIHKENCPLRPVISTIGSATYHMAQYLSGILNNLVGKTEYHVRNSFEFAKEISKIRVPEGCVMYSLDVVSLYTNIPVNKVYEYVEERWNEVAQTTTIPWDSFKQAMKTVLEASFFQYDGKFYDQIFGVPMGSPLSPVVANIVMEKLEREALEGLKQKGISLIVQKTGRYLDYTSESPYTHKKNTAIALMDRALKLTDANKREESITEASNILRANNYPEHIIKSVLKQRVDILYNTLQTRSADEQTAKYISIPYIPCLSEKIGKVLRKNDLNAAYKPNDKIKNTIFTMLKDKIPKMQQTNVVYSIPCGGCTNKEYIGQTSQTLEKRISQHKNSIRTSTSITGLTQHTRECGHHFNFNETRILERINHESNRLTAEVLHIKLREQRAVNLQRDAASFACTYNGLLNKLRSTRNGTGEKEERRHQ from the exons ATGGCGAGGATGAAAAACAGACTAAAATTCTTACTGAACTGTCGGAAGTGCAAGCTTGTGCCAAAGTGTCTATGTTACAAAGTTGGCGTTTCCCTACACAGCAGCATATCCCGGCAGGAAATGAAGATTCTGGAACACCGGCAGAAAATCAGAATCATCAGCCTAGTTGTTCGGGACACCAAAAGGTTACTAGAGCAACTGAAGAATAGAAAGCGGCATCTATATGAAAAGGTCCAATGGACGCTAGAAGAAAGTGACTGGAGAGCAGTGCGCGCGATGGTGGAGAAGAAAGCAGCAAATGTATATAATAGTACGAAACGAACCGAAATAAATAAGCTGAGCAACCTGAAGAGGAAAAAGATCGAAGAGACTTGTCAGCAACCGGAGTGGATAGAGAATAAGACAAACCATGAAATCCCCGACTATTTGGAACGAACGCTTCTTCTTGGACCGAACTTCAACATACAAAGCAAGAGTTCTATCCCATACGTTCGACTCGTTGCCGATGTAGAAACTGCTATAAAGAGCAAACCACAAGCCGACGACATCAGAGCAGAAGTATCTACGATCATATCCAACTATGTCAACTACCAAAACCAACCACGGACGAAGGAGAATGACTGGATACACAAAGACATTGTACGAAGTAGAAAGTTTTTGCGAGAGAACCCAGACATCTATGTTATAAAAGCCGATAAAGGGAACAAGACAGTTCTAATGTCCGGCACCGAATACCACGAAAAAATGACCACAATGGTAAATGATGCGTCCACGTACAAGCAACGGAAAGACAATCCATCGAACCGAGTGCTAAAAATGTTAAACAGCATAATAGAACAGTGGTGGTTAGACCAGCACATCGACAGAGCGACGAAACACAAGCTTAAGATGTACAACTGCACCCCACCGCGAATCTATGGACTCCCCAAAATTCACAAAGAAAACTGCCCCCTCCGTCCTGTGATATCCACCATCGGTTCAGCAACCTACCACATGGCTCAGTATCTATCgggaattttaaacaatttagtGGGAAAAACGGAGTACCACGTTCGCAACAGCTTCGAATTCGCTAAGGAGATATCCAAGATACGGGTACCGGAAGGATGTGTAATGTATTCATTAGATGTGGTATCCCTATACACTAATATACCTGTCAATAAAGTGTATGAGTACGTCGAAGAAAGATGGAATGAAGTAGCACAAACAACCACTATTCCTTGGGACAGTTTTAAACAAGCAATGAAAACTGTACTAGAAGCTTCCTTTTTTCAGTATGACGGAAAGTTCTACGACCAAATATTTGGAGTGCCCATGGGATCCCCCCTCTCTCCCGTCGTTGCTAACATTGTTATGGAAAAATTAGAGAGAGAGGCCCTCGAGGGATTGAAGCAAAAGGGAATATCGCTGATAgtgcag AAAACAGGACGGTATTTGGACTACACATCGGAGAGCCCATACACGCACAAGAAGAACACCGCAATTGCACTTATGGACCGAGCACTAAAACTCACGGATGCGAACAAAAGGGAAGAGAGCATAACAGAGGCATCTAACATACTACGCGCCAACAACTATCCGGAACACATCATAAAAAGTGTGCTTAAACAGCGGGTAGACATACTCTACAACACCCTACAAACCAGGAGCGCAGACGAGCAAACAGCAAAATATATATCCATTCCATATATCCCCTGCTTGAGCGAGAAAATCGGCAAGGTATTGCGCAAGAATGACTTAAATGCAGCATACAAACcaaatgacaaaataaaaaacacGATCTTCACGATGCTGAAAgataaaataccaaaaatgcaGCAAACAAATGTAGTCTACAGCATTCCATGCGGCGGATGCACCAATAAAGAGTACATCGGGCAAACTTCCCAAACCCTAGAGAAACGCATTAGCCAGCATAAAAACTCTATACGCACTAGCACATCGATAACCGGCCTAACACAACACACAAGAGAATGTGGACACCACTTTAACTTCAACGAAACGAGAATATTGGAGAGAATTAACCACGAGTCCAACAGGTTAACAGCGGAGGTTCTTCATATTAAGCTGAGAGAGCAAAGAGCGGTAAACCTTCAACGGGACGCCGCCAGCTTCGCCTGCACATACAACGGTCTTCTTAATAAGCTACGATCGACGCGCAATGGCACTGGTGAGAAAGAAGAGAGACGCCACCAGTGA
- the LOC131678924 gene encoding putative odorant receptor 83c yields MADVEAFYSIRAPLITLSKIIGVGVWNRERTLTPASYYLMANMVAYNVCTGYTILKHASDPIELMQCTIIFGVASLLIFKFFISIYKKKVMSNLFDLTEENVYRRYSVGIPEEKAIVAKTSRYLSIVWKLMSALYFSTLFVFSTWPIYVYYTENRLVPLFSYEIPMVDTNQAIGYGLTMLFHVNIYLLGVFGAIISDYMFVFLAFHALACTDLFILHLAQLETLLNADSHEKDNSKIAENWLLCMQDHQFATEFYNTTEDIFSFICMVQVFTCVYTICDAMLLITLNDWYAAYCFLLVVFGNMAIYFILGNFVELKLDEMYDSITALSWNLLTLSQQKEYHYMLARSQRPMMLTIFGFVPMNFESYMSVLRMLYQFFVMVMQYMS; encoded by the exons ATGGCGGACGTAGAAGCATTTTACAGCATCCGGGCGCCTCTTATTACCTTATCCAAAATAATCGGAGTTGGAGTTTGGAATCGAGAGAGAACGTTAACACCGGCATCATACTATCTAATGGCCAATATGGTGGCTTACAATGTGTGCACTGGTTACACTATTCTGAAGCATGCCTCAGATCCAATCGAATTAATGCAGTGCACTATTATTTTCGGTGTAGCTTCGCTGTTGATTTTTAAGTTTTTCATTTCGATTTATAAAAAGAAGGTTATGAGCAATCTCTTCGATCTAACGGAAGAGAACGTGTATCGCCGATATTCTGTAGGAATCCCTGAAGAAAAGGCAATAGTAGCGAAAACATCTCGCTACTTAAGCATCGTCTGGAAGTTGATGTCAGCATTGTACTTTTCCACATTGTTTGTGTTTAGCACATGGCCAATTTACGTTTACTATACCGAAAATCGGTTGGTCCCACTTTTCTCCTATGAAATACCTATGGTTGATACGAATCAAGCAATTGGATATGGGCTAACGATGCTTTTCCATGTTAACATCTACTTGCTAGGCGTTTTCGGAGCTATTATTTCCGATTACATGTTCGTTTTTCTAGCGTTTCATGCGCTTGCTTGTACAGATTTGTTTATCTTGCATCTAGCGCAATTGGAAACACTCTTAAATGCTGATTCACACGAGAAAGATAATAGTAAGATAGCGGAGAACTGGCTTCTTTGCATGCAGGATCACCAATTTGCAACTGA GTTTTACAACACCACTGAAGATATCTTCAGTTTTATTTGCATGGTGCAGGTATTTACATGTGTTTACACCATATGTGATGCGATGCTGCTGATAACACTG AATGATTGGTACGCAGCATACTGTTTTTTGCTTGTGGTATTTGGAAATATGGCTATTTATTTCATCCTAGGTAACTTTGTTGAACTTAAG ttagacGAAATGTATGACAGTATTACAGCCCTATCGTGGAATTTATTGACTTTGTCGCAGCAAAAAGAGTATCACTATATGTTGGCACGTTCGCAGCGACCAATGATGCTTACGATTTTCGGATTTGTGCCAATGAATTTTGAAAGCTACATGTCG GTATTGAGGATGTTGtatcaattttttgttatggtAATGCAATATATGTCATAA
- the LOC131684546 gene encoding E3 ubiquitin-protein ligase TRIM45: MQKMAFSSSSEIAVGPNVSTMNPTSTISNSNKPQKVKISALDSSRRSNSEESDYEPSRDPNRYVRLREEHVEAVVILRHGSIIREETKDAEALSRNNGKLTFNLTPEQLGNATSCSVVCEAKKSSSVGSMSLEGKDGTRKSSLRRNSLRSQQSELEKQLVLENPMPVPQQAGMYDIPKKILMPICSEERDFVDKSDTQDRKSHMKFDEILTIFDQFPTDFLPSKYICGICKRLCNDPRVLDCLHNFCKRCLIELEASSHSGSSNFWRRINEQSSSLDLDSDATVYDTGDENGQNEKLPSAAAHESTRAIRSVANHETFSGESRFDQIRASFQSFKEKNCLKSPSKEKVRKGSSRTKLMNSDKDRLLICPNCGFATDIPLGGASRLPPHFVMARKIDDIVSACDPPPNILCELCTDDVTATSSCSTCSLKLCNFCKEAHQRQRNTSTHIVRTVAELLKKSRRTDPEARSIKCPMHPEHQLTLFCTTCHQVVCNECAAHVHQDHKYTSALKACKIYDRFVRNAIEQTKPMEDYARQSIGRLNDMSVRINNKCEAVQQDVEAFIDEYAEALDEHRKSLLKQIDDVREAKLEMIIAQQAELEQRSQNARTAIDFAEEIINEGNEVENLVFVSILLKRLQHCIKSNRTLDFKVTDTLEFLPDEVAPCAKVQNRIALYGVVTTQKADPRKCTLENCVGLTCLKVHKKVELSLVTRDYEGKSMNHGGITVHTDLRYRGDESRVISLSIVDKRDGSYRLSFVPERAGVMNLMIFVDGKVIEGCPYVLRIHNLRAHYGVYHCCSFCSSNGSKLSTCACGSVMPGGYRGCGHGHEGHPGQRHWSCCANFKEYSDCEAANVKSSKVG; the protein is encoded by the exons ATGCAAAAAATGGCATTCAGCTCTAGCAGCGAAATTGCGGTCGGCCCTAACGTTTCCACGATGAATCCAACTTCGACTATTTCGAACAGCAATAAACCGCAAAAAGTGAAAATCAGTGCGTTGGACTCGTCCAGACGTAGCAATTCGGAAGAGAGTGATTATGAGCCTTCCCGTGATCCGAACCGGTACGTGAGACTACGGGAAGAACACGTGGAAGCGGTAGTGATTCTTAGACATGGCAGCATCATAAGGGAGGAAACGAAGGACGCGGAAGCACTTTCACGAAATAATGGGAAATTGACTTTTAATTTGACGCCGGAACAGCTCGGAAATGCGACAAGCTGTAGTGTGGTTTGTGAGGCGAAAAAATCCAGCTCGGTTGGAAGCATGTCATTGGAGGGCAAGGACGGCACAAGAAAGTCTAGCTTGAGAAGAAACTCGCTACGTAGCCAGCAGAGCGAGTTGGAGAAGCAGCTGGTGTTGGAGAACCCAATGCCTGTTCCACAGCAAGCTGGAATGTAtgatataccgaaaaaaattctCATGCCAATATGCAGTGAGGAGCGAGATTTCGTGGATAAAAGCGATACTCAAGATAGGAAATCTCACATGAAGTTTGATGAAATTCT AACCATATTTGACCAATTCCCAACCGACTTTTTACCTTCAAAGTATATTTGCGGCATTTGCAAACGGTTGTGTAACGACCCTCGTGTGCTAGACTGCCTGCATAATTTCTGCAAACGATGTCTGATTGAGCTGGAAGCATCTAGCCACAGCGGAAGCAGCAATTTCTGGCGACGCATAAACGAGCAGAGCAGCAGCCTGGATTTGGATTCCGACGCCACGGTCTACGATA CCGGCgatgaaaatggacaaaatgagAAACTCCCATCGGCAGCAGCACACGAGTCCACACGTGCCATTAGAAGTGTTGCTAATCATGAAACTTTCAGCGGGGAATCACGTTTCGATCAGATTAGAGCATCCTTCCAaagtttcaaggaaaaaaattgtttgaaatcacCGTCGAAGGAGAAG gTTAGGAAAGGATCATCTAGAACTAAATTGATGAACAGTGACAAGGACAGACTCCTGATCTGTCCCAACTGTGGCTTTGCTACGGATATTCCCCTGGGAGGAGCGAGTCGTCTTCCACCACACTTTGTAATGGCTCGTAAAATTGATGACATCGTTTCGGCCTGCGATCCCCCACCAAACATTTTATGTGAACTGTGCACCGACGATGTAACG GCGACATCGTCCTGTTCGACTTGTTCACTGAAACTGTGCAACTTTTGCAAGGAGGCCCACCAGAGACAGCGCAACACGTCCACTCACATCGTCCGCACGGTCGCTGAGCTGCTGAAAAAATCCCGCCGCACCGACCCGGAGGCACGCTCGATCAAGTGCCCGATGCATCCTGAGCATCAATTAACATTATTCTGCACCACTTGCCATCAAGTTGTATGCAATGAGTGTGCAGCGCACGTTCATCAGGACCATAAATATACGTCCGCGTTGAAAGCTTGCAAAATCTACGACAGGTTTGTGAGAAACGCCATCGAGCAAACCAAACCGATGGAGGACTACGCCAGGCAGTCTATCGGACGGCTTAACGATATGTCGGTACGGATCAACAACAAGTGTGAAGCCGTACAGCAAGACGTCGAGGCGTTCATTGACGAGTACGCCGAAGCCTTGGACGAGCATCGGAAGAGTTTGCTGAAACAGATTGATGACGTGCGGGAGGCAAAGCTCGAGATGATTATCGCGCAGCAGGCGGAATTGG AGCAACGCTCGCAGAACGCACGTACGGCGATTGATTTCGCCGAGGAGATAATCAACGAGGGAAATGAGGTGGAAAATTTAGTGTTCGTCAGTATTCTGCTGAAACGCTTGCAGCATTGTATCAAATCGAACCGAACGCTCGACTTCAAAGTGACGGATACGTTGGAATTTTTGCCAGATGAAGTAGCACCGTGTGCGAAAGTGCAGAACCGGATTGCCCTGTACGGGGTGGTAACGACCCAGAAGGCGGATCCAAGAAAGTGCACGCTGGAGAATTGCGTCGGTCTTACGTGCCTCAAGGTACACAAAAAAGTTGAACTATCGCTCGTCACCAGGGATTACGAGGGTAAATCGATGAATCACGGCGGGATTACGGTACACACTGATCTGCGCTACCGGGGCGATGAAAGCCGGGTCATCTCGCTCAGCATCGTTGACAAAAGAGACGGATCCTACCGGCTCTCGTTTGTGCCGGAACGGGCAGGTGTTATGAATCTGATGATTTTCGTTGATGGGAAAGTTATTGAG GGCTGTCCGTATGTGCTGCGAATTCATAACTTACGAGCACACTATGGTGTGTATCACTGTTGCTCGTTCTGCTCCAGTAACGGATCGAAGCTGAGCACTTGTGCGTGCGGTAGTGTTATGCCTGGTGGGTATCGAGGCTGCGGACACGGTCACGAAGGACATCCCGGCCAGCGGCACTGGTCTTGCTGTGCCAATTTCAAGGAGTATTCCGATTGCGAGGCTGCGAACGTAAAGAGCAGTAAAGTTGGTTGA